gaccaatATACTAGTAACAAACTCGAATTGTGTGTCATAAGTTGTACAGTTGGGCAGTCCAACGTGGtttaaactactatacaataactaTACTAGCTTTAATACATGTagttttaacactttcactgcagcTCTCTTCATTACTGAGTGAGACCAACTTACAGTAGTCAATGCTGtttccaaaaaaaattcaaaaccgaTTGTGTGTTCATAAGGCGGTTTCTAGCCCGGACCCCCTGATATGGTCAACGTGtttaaactactatacaataactatctagctgtaatacatgtagttaacactttcactgcagctctatactgagtgagaccaactaGTAACAAACTGATTGTGTGTCATAAGTTGTCAgttgcagtcaacgtgttaaactactatacaataactatctagctataatacatgtagttaacactttcactgcagctctatactgagtgagaccaactaCAGTAGTCACGCTGTTCCAAAAATTCAACCGATTGTGTGTCGTAAGGCGTCAGCCACGGTCAACGTGTTAACTACTATAACAATAACTATCtagctgtaatacatgtagttaacactttcCCTGCAGCTCTTTACTGAGTGAGACCAATTAGTAACAAACTGATTGTGTGTCATAAGTTGTCAgttgcagtcaacgtgttaaactactatacaataactatctagctgtaatacatgtagttaacactttcactgcagctctatactgagtgagaccaactaGTAACAAACTGATTGTGTGTCATAAGTTGTCAgttgcagtcaacgtgttaaactactatacaataactatctagctataatacatgtagttaaacactttcactgcagctctatactgagtgaaacCAAACTACAGTAGTCCACGCTGTTCCAAAAATTCAACCGATTATGTGTCGTAAGGCGTCAGCCATGGTCAACGTGgttaaactactatacaataactatctagctgtaatacatgtagttaacactttcactgcagctctatactgagtgagaccaactaGTAACAAACTGATTGTGTGTCATAAGTTGTCAgttgcagtcaacatgttaaactactatacaataactatctagctgtaatacatgtagttaacactttcactgcagctctatactgagtgagaccaactaCAGTAGTCACGCTGTTCCACAAAATTCTATACAATAACTATCTCAGTCTGTAATAACGGTAGTTACACGCTTTCACTGCAAGCTCTATAATGAGTGAGACCAACTGAGTAACAAACTGATTGTGTGTCATAAGTTGTCAGTTGCAGTCAACATGtttaaactactatacaataactatctaggctgtaatacatgtagttaacactttcactgcagctctatactgagtgagaccaatTAGTAACAAACTGATTGTGTGTCATAAGTTGTCAgttgcagtcaacgtgttaaactactatacaataactaTCTAGCTCTAATACTtgtagttaacactttcactgcagctctatactgagtgagaccaactaGTAACAAATATTGTGTGTCATAAGAGTCAGccacagtcaacatgttaaactactatacaataactatctagctctaatacatgtagttaacactttcactgcagctctatactgagtgagaccaactaGTAGTCAACTCATATTGTGTGTCATAAGCCATCAGCCACAtggtcaacatgttaaactactatacaataactatctagctgtaatacatgtagttaacactttcactgcagctctatactgagtgagaccaactaGTAACAAACTGATTGTGTGTCATAAGTTGTCAGTTgcacagtcaacatgttaaactactatacaatatACTATCtagctgtaatacatgtagttaacactttcactgcagctctatactgagtgagaccaactaGTATCAATCATATTGTGTGTCATAAGTTTGTCAGTTGgccagtcaacatgttaaactactatacaataactatctagctatgaatacatgtagttaacactttcactgcagctctatactgagtgagaccaactaGTAACTCAACTGATTGTGTGTCATAAGTTGTCAgttgcagtcaacatgttaaactactatacaataactatctagctctaatacatgtagttaacactttcactgcagctctatactgagtgagaccaactaGTAACAATCATATTGTGTGTCATAAGACGTCAGccacagtcaacatgttaaactactatacaataactatctagctctaatacatgtagttaacactttcactgcatctctatactgagtgagaccaactaGTATCAATCATATTGTGTGTCATAAGACGTCAGccacagtcaacatgttaaactactatacaataactatctagctctaatacatgtagttaacactttcacctgcagctctatactgagtgagaccaactaGTAACAAACTGAGTGTGTGTCATAAGTTGTCAgttgcagtcaacatgttaaacttctATACCAATAACTATCTAGCtctaatacatgtagttaacactttcactgcagctctatactgagtgagaccaactaGTAATCAAACTGATTGTGTGTCATTAGACGTCAgttgcagtcaacatgttaaaactactatacaataactaTCTAGCTCTAATACACgtagttaacactttcactgctgctctatactgagtgagaccaactaGTATCAATCATATTGTGTGTCATAAGACGTCAgttgcagtcaacatgttaaactactatacaataactatctagctcttatacatgtagttaacactttcactgcagctctatactgagtgagaccaactaGTAACAAACTGATTGTGTGTCATAAGGTTGTCAgttgcagtcaacatgttaaactactatacaataactatctagctcataatacatgtagttaacactttcactgcagctctatactgagtaGATGGACCAACTATGCTATCAATCATAATTGTGTGTCATAAAGAACGTCAGCCCACAGTTCCAACATGGTTAACacttactatacaataacatatCTAGCTctaaataatacatgtattagTTGTTAACACTATTTCACTTCAGCTCTATACCTGAGTGAGAACCAACATAGTATCAAATCATATTGTGTGTCATAGAGAACGTCAGCCACAGTTCCAACATGTTtttaaactactatacaataactatctagctctaatacatgtagttaacaccttttCACGTGGCAGCTCTATAGCTTGAGTGAGACAAGACCAACTAGTTTCAATTCTATATTTGTTGGTGTCCATAAGAACGTCAGCCACAGTCAACATGTTTAAACTACTCATACAATAACTACTCTAGCTCTAATACAATGTAGTTAACACTTTTCACTGCAGCTCTATAGCTGCAGTTGAGGACCAACTAGTTATCAATCATAATTGTGGTGTCATAAGACGTCAGCAGccacagtcaacatgttaaactacgtTACAATTATACTATCTAGCCTCTAATTACATGTAGTTTTAACAATTTCCACTGCAGCTCCTTTTACTTTTATTGTGTGTGACCAACTCTGTATCAATCATAGTGTTGTGTCCCCATAAGACGTCAGCCACAGTCCAACATGTGTAAACTACTATACCAATAAGCTATCTAGCTCTAATACAatgtagttaacactttcacCTGCAGCTCCTATACTTGAGTGGAGATCCAATACTAGTATCATATCATATTGTGTGGTCTATTAAGACGTCACCACAGTTCAATCATGTTTAAACATACTATAGCAATAATACTATCTAGCTCTAATACATGTCAGTTAACTActttcactgcagctctataGACTTGAGTGAGGTCCAACTAGTATCCAATTCATTATTGTGTGGTCATAAGACGTCAGCCACAGTTCAACATGTTTAACATATAGCTATACAAGTAACTATTCTAGCTCTAATACATGTagtttaacactttcactgcagcCTCTATACATGAGTGAGACCCAACTAGTCATCAATCATAATTGTGATGTACCATAAGACGTCAGCCCACAGTCAACCATGTTAAtactactatttacaataatcttATCTAGCTTCTAATACATGTCGtataacactttcactgccaGCTCTAatactgagtgagaccaactaGTATCAATCTTATTGTTGTGGTCATAAGACGGTCCAGCCACAGTCCAACATGTTTAAACTACTATATCAATAAACTATTTCTAGCTCTGAATACATGtaagttaacactttcactgcagctgtctatactgagtgagaccaactaGTAACCAAACTGATTGTGTGTCATTAAGTTGGTCAGTTTGTCAGTCTCATATGTTAAACTAATATACAATAACTATATCTAGCTCTAATACTTGTAGTTTATACACTGTCCACTTGCAAAGCTCTGATTACTGATTGAGACCAAACTTGTGTATCAATCATATTGTTGTGTTATAAGACTGTCAAGCCACAGTTCAACATGTATAAACTAACATAAACAATTAACTATCTAGCTACTAATACATGTAGGTTTAACACTTTCTACTGCAGCTcctatactgagtgagaccaactCAGTATCAATCATATTGTGGTGTCATAAGAACGTCAGCCACAGTCAAACATGTTAAACTACTTATAACAATAACTATCTTAGCtctaatacatgtagttaacacttttCCCACTGCAGCTCCTATACTGAAGTGAGAACCAACTAGTATCAATCATATTTGTGTGTCATAAGACGTCAGCCACAGTCAAAGACGTTAAACTACTGTGATACCAAACAACATAtataatggcccataaatattacacttttagacagattttcttgattgttgGCTAACTAATGGCAATCTCGACATTGGTTGACACAAAAGGTATAAATTTTACCCAAACCAAATACTCATACCAAGTTGCAAAGCATACAAAATATGTGAGTAAAGCCATGGATGTAATATCACATatatgttaaaacataatttaaagaatttgttgatatttacttaaatattactttattgtacttgaaaaattttaatacaatacatacaattatGACATAATTTGTACACTAATGATTAATCTATAAATAACACACACCACAACGGAAGCATGGCCCAAGTCAGatgagtattatatataaaaatatcattggtATATATAAACTCTCTTGACTCGCTATATCAGATATATATAAGCAGTACTaacatttagaaacaaaaataaataagtattcaaATCTGGTGTGAAAATCAATTTTGAGGGCGTCTGTGATCATTTGTTATTTTCCCCCCGCATAGACCTTAACCCAAGAGTTAAACCTTTGTGATAAGGTCACTCTAACCATTTGAGGTTTACAAGCTCCCTAAATGTGTAtgatcagttaaaaaaaataatgtttatttataatatttataaatggcCTAATTACCTGACTCTTCTATGTATATCCTGGCTTCaagttttctttgttattttaattactgcTTGGCATCCATCTGCCTACAGCTGGGTTCTCATTCTCACTCCATGATTCTTCCTTTAACTAAGAATTAATCCacgatttaattatataaatttaatgaactaaTTAGTCTCATGATAATGATATTACATCACATGGTGCcagtacaaaactttattttcccTTAGGTGGTAAAGCTAGGATTAATAGAACAATGGCTAGAGCCCGGAGCACTAATCCTCGaatatatttaaatgcaaattcgacaaaaaattttagaatattatataaatattatttatttaaatacaagtattaaataaataatatatattttaaattaagtattatttatattaaatacaaaaaaatttgcaAGTTTAACAACCTTCTGAGAgcatatttatttccttatttttattctCTTCGAAAAACAGCTTAAAATTTACCTTACAGATGATCCACTTTGAACAAACACTAAAAAGTATGGCCACAAACACAATGCctattttaaaatggattttcgCAGAGATTTCTACAAAATGGCTATATATCTAAGAAATCCCAAGTCCCAAGTCACATCATCTACCTTCTAttcttgaattttatatattataaagtgagcttccagaatatatatgtcttttacttgaaaaatatGGGCATGTAATTGTACTACTTAAATTGATTAGgagtattacatatttaattgtttttagcaATTTCCAATACCGTGTTTTATCCGTAGtgataaaaaatatgtgaaatgttaaaccatctatatatataaaagaatagtCCGTGGGTTagtttacactattttataagtTCCCCAAGAATACGGcactgatccgatttggctgataaaatttggtagggaggtagctaagaactgggaaaaaacacataggatactttttttaATCCCGTtccccgattcaggattccgccccccactggtctctaaaagttacggaaatgaCCCGTAAgaaaatgcattacagcaaaacatatgttattaagtgaaaagGTCCTGTTTCAAATTGACATCAGcagttctttgtaaacatatataattgcaaaaaaacgaaaattatatgtttgtatatcatttaatttaccatatttttaaatttcttttacaatttatagttttttaaaagcatagagtaagcttaagatgAAACagacaaatttttgtttcaagCTGTTTCTGCACATCACTGTCTAAAGCATTGATTTACTATCCAGGTAATTaccagaaatcaaaattttcaatttttttacaattcaatagcAGCTTTTATCCTCTGCACATCTCCAAGTCAGTATACTGATACATTAATTTATGCTATCATCCATTTTCGACCATGGCTTTTGCCACATCGCCACCCGCCATCTAACCTGTGGCATCAGATACATTAGGATAATATGGACAGaagatatttttacatccaaatagtcgtgtcagttcaataaattacgaTCTTGAAATCGAATTGAGGAGATACTAGTAAATCAAGGCGGCCCGCACCCCCCACCCTCCCCCCCCCGTGCCCCTTGCTCTTTGATCGGAAGGACAAGAGTTATCTCATGGTGTGGTAGTTTaaattagtcaggttaggaatgccacaAGCCGCCAAAATCGtaaaaatgaatgacgcatttaatcgagagaATTTGGAATGGGTAACGTGAATAATGaacaccaggaattagatttagtagttcaaaacaaatgtgcccctgatgaaacccccaacaaaaggaggaagtttatgatacattaatgaaggcaattgatgaatGGACAACGGTGggtctttatattttacaatgggTGGAACTGGTTACAGATACATTCCTCCCCAGTGTCAGTAGTTTTATAGCCATCTGTCTTCGTGTAATGATCCGACACATTGCAGTTTTCCAGTTGGCTTTCTTCTGGAATAAGCAGCCACATTGTTAGAAGGATGGTCAGTAACGGCACATTTCTGCATTTAAAATTGCCGTTGAATCTTCAGTATATATGAAGAACCAACGTTGGCAAACATTAccaaagcgctccgctatggcgaagAAGGTTTTTATCAGGAATCGAAGAATCAATCCATCATGGGGACGAATGCGCAATAGCGCCAATAAACGTGCGATGCTGGAAGCAGGTTAACCTAACATTGTCAAGATCTACGTTAAATGAGcatcaaaaatgtttttggaggcgcaaaacttatttattactgCTCTGGCCCCTCCCACCTCCTTCCCCCCGGAGAGTATTTCCGCCCATAACATTGCACTGTAATCAGTATATTctccagatcgactgctgccccgaaaaaaaataaaacgcatTGCCTGTCAAATCATCGAAATCTATGCGCCGATATGTTAGGGAAACTATCAgtgctgacaacaaacatgagagttgccaTTCGACTGAACGATGCATCTGCTGAAGATTTTCTCTGAGTAATTGGTTTGACTAATCCGGTAACTGGTACGATGTACCGTGTCGAATCGAGATCGAGACGGATTTGACTTTCATTTCCTTGGAAAAAAATATCTGTAACTTTTGTCTCATCGATAAGACGTGAGAACTCCATTCTAAcaaaagtattcccaaacatcattactaacctcaaaataataattgaatatggATTGATGTGGAGCGGAGCaaattttggcagctaagaaaGAAATAAAGATGTAGTTGGACTTAAAACCTACCATTATGATTCAGAATGGTAGGATATCATTGGCAAACACTGCATTTTCCTTTCCAAATCCTGTTGACTGTGTAACCAAAATGAAGACTGATAGCCACCAACATATCCAATTGACTGTTTTTAAACTCCTTTGGGATTGTAACcctggcacaatttacaactaaaatattgGGAGGTATCTGTTAGTAAGCCCCCCCGTCTCGATAACTTATTTTTTACCCTAACCAAAAACTGCTGCAACGGAAACAAGTTTGGTGGTTAAGGTAAATTTGGAGATGAAAACTAATTTGATTTAccaccacaatactcaaaggtgtaggaaattctcattccgaggatcaCCCAATTGATTCCCCTAATAAAAACCCGGACACAATGCGTGCCAATTTGAGTTTAAGGGTTGAATCTCACCAAATTGTTAGTAATATTAAGTCCTtggcatattttatatttttcataatataaattatatttaaatttgaaggtAAAAGtcctgttattttatttacctaaacACCTTACTTTAGCtgctttaaataatttgaaaaaccaATAACACTACATATGATTTACTTACTCTTAATTATTGCCTTCTTTATTtggaagaaaaaatacaaattcggGTAACTGTTCCTTTGAGCTATCGTAATCTGCTAATTTCACCTCAAATTATATAAGAGTCAATTAGAGAAACTCGTAcggtactaaaataaaaacactattagtCAACAATACAGCTAACAGCTACAGTTGGCTCAGTGAAACCAAAGTCCTACAAAAgaaatttagttcattaataatattcaGTTGCCTTTGGTCCTTGTCACCGGGGAAGTCTACGTCAACGACCTACTAGCTGACGATCCCGCAAAAAGTTAGCAAGACTTGATTTGAGCGGTAAAAAATTACGTCTTTGTATGTGAGGCGAATGTATTGAGTTTACTTGCTGTTTTAGTGAAGATTGCATTGAATCCAGAAGCTTCAAACAATTAATATTCAGGTAAGAAACTATCAGTACCTTAATTCCTCAACAAGTCGGTAAcgctatttttttgtaaactatacagttaaaacatttctgaaagctATCATATGCCGCCGTTATTAGTAACGAACAATAACCTCAATCTCCTAAACCTTTGTTCTCAACATTAAACACGGCAGTACTAGGTTATATCTGAATATTAAAATCGGTGACGCACAAATCGGGTGACGTTAACGATGAGGTATAGCGTTATCGATTTGTTGGGAAATACGCTTCTAAACTATGTGACTTGCAATAactgttgttaaataatttttatttatataatgtttgaaagttatgattaaaattcattttaatgttacttttactttttctaaattaacGTGATTACTACGAATAGTATAAACAGCCTTTAACAGTTTTCATATGCTCTGTAGCATGTTGATTTAGAACAAACAATTggattataaattaacaacaaatttgttaaattactatttattggcatattgtaattatagaaacttttgattttcctcaaaaaatcttaaattaaccaaatctctaatacatttatttttaatttaaaacatacgtttttaaaaactttgcaacACTTTTCTCTGTTTTTGATTCTAGGTCGTGAAGAACCATGGTACGTTCCTCAAAGCTATCAGCAAAGGAAAAGTATGAGAGACAGAAAGCATTGACAAAGGAACGTCAGCGAAGGTATAGAGAACGAATGAgtgaagaaaagaaagaagaaaagaggaAGTATGACAGAGATCGTCTTGCTCGATTgaaagcagaaaataaaataaagaaaatatcagACATGACTCCTAGAGAACAAAGAAAAATGCGAAAGTATTGGAAAGAAAGAAATCTTGTTAGAAGCCTGAAAAAGAAATCACTGAAAGAAGTTACAGATACTCCCCCAGCTTCTCCTTTACAGGACGTGAGAGAGGAATCTGAACAAAAAGAAGAGGGCGCAAAAAAATCCGAAGAGACAAAGCAAAGGCCTATAGAACTATAGCCAAGCAACAAGAGAAGATTAaagaattagaaaaaaagttaGGAAAGTATAAAAAGCGGTTGCACAGAgagaaaaagaaacatttaattgacTCATCCCCATCTCCAAGAAAAGAAGTACGTAATATATTAAGAGGTGAAAAAGTCTCCCCGCGAGTGAGGAAACAATTGTTCTTGGGCTATGCCCTGGAAAAACAGCTGAAGTCCCAAACAAAAGAAGTCGcacactcaaaaataaaaaatcaaatattacacaaagtgGTCGGTaaccaaatattgaaaaaaataccgAGTACAAAACACACTTCAGAGATCTAGTGCCTTATACTGCAAACAAAGTTATCGAAAACAGCCCCAGTATCCTCTTTTGATGCTATACAACGGCCCCAACTAAAAACTTCCATCATCTTAAAGAATTTTGTATCTGAAAAACTTAAtgaactttttttttgaagacgGAAAGTGTCTTCGAGCGTAGTGTGGTGTGAGCTCAATAAGTGTGCCCAGGAAAGGAAAAAGTAAAGgaggttttgttttaataaaagggTGGCATCAACAATTAAACAAACAAAGAAGGAATTCTATTTGGAACACTCTTATCTAATTcattcacaaaaaaatcattcaaaaggaGGACCTCATGGAAAAAATATTTCGAAAGGCATCCATTCTTGTCGTATCCAGTACCCCTTTTGGGTTTAACATTTCCCAAAATGATTGACAGGGTTGGAAACATTGTGCCTTGCGTGAAACATCGCCAAATATGGATTTGCTAAATAAAAGAGCAATTTAAAAGTGGTTAAACTAATGTTGATAGACGCAGCGGGTCTCCTGCTGAAGTAGTGAATTGGAAAATTTTGTTAGCTGTTGTTTCAAACTGGATAGCAAAAAAATGTCATGTTTAAATATGTGTTCACAGTGCAAATAAAGTAATGAAGTCCAAGTTCTGCTATGAAGAAAGACTTTTTTGGTTAAATACCAGGAAGTGGAAATGGTAGAATGAGCgaaaaaagttaataacaaaaatgaaaagaaaaattggTTAAGAAAGAAACTATCATAGGTGAAAGAAAGTAGCCTTAAAGTATCTgtcttaaaaacgtatttaaaaaaaacgagttagctatctttaaaataacattgttttcttaCGCAAAAAACACACAGGCAGgtgcttaaaaaaatacaaaattgaaaatcttttcAGAAGGAGAGCTTCTCTTCAAGATTAGATTTTTCTTGGATAAATTATGTAGCCAAGTAATCGAAAAAGGACAGTACACAATCGGTTTCACTGTTGGTGCTGTAGTAATAAGGGCATGCTATCCTTAAATATGTACTGGTGTGTAGGTTTATGCTAAACGTAGGTGACACCACAAAGACAACATGTTTTGCCTCTGCCTCCGATAACTTGGGAACCACCAAGCCCACGCCGTTTGGGGTCACATGAAACCGGTTTTTTTAAACGCATCCCAACAGTTCCTGCATACTACCGCTGATTCATATATTTACTGACAGATCCATCTAGTCGTTATAAGAAAACAGgaataaacctttatttaactGAAGACTCTTCTGCCAAAATTACCTTTACCCAAATGGAATCGTTCACCTGGAAACTTCACTGAGGCCTCAAGATTTTCAAGATATCAAGATTCAGATCTTCTTGGCCATTAAAATAACATGTTGCAGTTTAGTCAATAGGCTTCGTCATGAAAATACTTtctcataaaactaaaaaactaatttgCTTACTACTAATTTAGTTCATTAGACCAGGTGTATTTGTAACAGATTCAAACATGTCTGCACTTCATCGGTCTCTCGTCAACAGAATATGTTGAAAAACTTTTGTCTGATTAGCCAAGTTGAAATCCTTATTTAGACTTATTTATCTCGGTGTAGTTCTTCTTTATAGCTAatggtagtttattgaataatctaGTTTGTGTGGGAATGGTAACTATTTATAAGTTCGAGTTAGTCTTACTTGAGGACTACAAGATTATTATCGAAACCTAGTGTTGTAATTCATGTACTACTCACTCATGGAGAGAGATAAAGGTGTTGATATTTTCTCTAACTCAAACACTAAATTCTGATATATACGTAAATACAAGCAAgagtcattattttataaattccaaaGTAGACTGTTGCAGGAATCTTGATATAAAAGATCCGCTCATGTTAGTACCTAATTGCCCTTTTTTTGCCACAGTAGAAAACTTTTTTGGAAAGGGGCACAGAGTTGCCCCATAGACGAGGTACCATGACCAAAGGTGTATATGAACTAGTCAAAGGTAGGTCCTATTTAACAATGCTTTCAAAATTATCATGCAGTACCTTAGTTACGTAGGAGAAAGATTACTCTCGGAAAGTTTTTAGACAGATACCTTCCACATGTGGCCTCGCTGACAAGTTTACTATCAGAGAACAAATCCCACAGAGCTTAACAGGTTTAGACTTGGAGTgatcttctaaatttaaattattattgtatgtaaaaaattatgttttgagtcTTATTTACATCTTAATAGTTGTTGGTCTGAATACCAATCTGCTTAAGTTGTTGAAGAGCAGTAAATTAATGTAACATAAGTTCGCCACACATCACATTAGAACAAAGGAAGAAGGTTGTATCGTCTGCATTAGAAAAGTACAAGACATAGATGAAAACAACGCGTCTCACATGAAATCAAGATTAAGTAaagatattaaaaactaaaaagaaccGAGAGTACAGAGCCTTTGGGAACACCTGCTACCCTCACCTTGTCGGATACTGTGACGAACATTGTTTACAGTTACCATATTGCATATTCTATTTGTAGGTACTTTGAATCAACTTTAATTGTCTTTGTGTCTTTACACCATAAGTGAATTAagtttttcaaaagaataataGAGAGTGAGTAACAACTATCTCAAAAGACCTTTGAGTGTAGAATCTATAAGGGTGAATGCAATACCTGTTTGTTTCTAGTCACGAAGAATTGGAGATTTTTACTTTGACATTCTATAGCCTTAGCAGTAGAAGTGATTGGCTAAATTCCAAATTGGTTTTCTGATACAGTAGAATTGTTTCTCGAtttgtaaaatacttatataatttgatataacaTACAGGTTTCTATTAATTTTGCTAAGGGTTGGTACATTAGTAATAGGTCTATAGTTCTTCGGGCATTTCTTTATtgtccttttttacaaaatagtgtAAACTTTTACGGAGTGTATTTTAGATTCAGTCTGGGGTCACTTATCAATTAGATTTGGTTTGATAAGGTCAGGGATAAGGGTGATAAGATTCATCAACTATATTCTTAAAGACATAGGATAACACCATAAATATCTTCACTCCTTCGATACACTAAAGTCAATTACTGCTGCTCTTAACTTCCTAAGTGATTAAAG
This Homalodisca vitripennis isolate AUS2020 unplaced genomic scaffold, UT_GWSS_2.1 ScUCBcl_10328;HRSCAF=19158, whole genome shotgun sequence DNA region includes the following protein-coding sequences:
- the LOC124374824 gene encoding UPF0329 protein ECU05_1680/ECU11_0050-like, with translation MVRSSKLSAKEKYERQKALTKERQRRYRERMSEEKKEEKRKYDRDRLARLKAENKIKKISDMTPREQRKMRKYWKERNLVRSLKKKSLKEVTDTPPASPLQDVREESEQKEEGAKKSEETKQRPIEL